In one Erinaceus europaeus chromosome 3, mEriEur2.1, whole genome shotgun sequence genomic region, the following are encoded:
- the YPEL5 gene encoding protein yippee-like 5 has protein sequence MGRIFLDHIGGTRLFSCANCDTILTNRSELISTRFTGATGRAFLFNKVVNLQYSEVQDRVMLTGRHMVRDVSCKNCNSKLGWIYEFATEDSQRYKEGRVILERALVRESEGFEEHVPSDNS, from the exons atgggcagaatttTCCTCGATCATATTGGTGGTACCCGTCTGTTTTCATGTGCAAACTGTGATACGATCCTGACCAACCGCTCAGAGCTCATTTCCACACGATTCACAGGCGCCACTGGCCGAGCATTTCTTTTTAACAAG GTAGTTAACCTGCAGTACAGTGAAGTTCAAGACCGGGTCATGCTCACTGGCCGCCACATGGTTCGAGATGTGAGCTGCAAAAACTGCAATAGCAAACTGGGCTGGATCTATGAATTTGCCACCGAAGATAGCCAGCGTTATAAGGAAGGCCGAGTGATCCTGGAACGAGCTCTAGTTCGAGAGAGTGAGGGGTTTGAGGAGCATGTACCATCTGATAACTCTTGA